The window attttttttataaattcgaTGGTACCTAAACtgactaaaaaaaatcaacgtcTTATAAAAAAACGGACGAGCGAAAAAACCGGAcgagcgagaaaaaaaaaccgtaaatgtctgataaaaaaaagggcgaaaaaataaTCCGATTGCGTGtcaaaaaagcgaaaaaaaatctctatctctatctctgtctctactacttaaaaaataataaaagatgtTTCCATCGTCtgtaaaaaatagctaaaaaaaataaaaaaaggtctGACTCCTATCCGATTCCCTCtcagaaacagaaaaaaagtccgactataGATCCGATTCTTAATCTATACCGTGATATCTTACACATCTTGGTGAAACAAAATGATGAGCAAGATTAAAGATCTGTTTAATAAAACAGAACCTACAggtcgagagcattccatttttatatgattttaatttttgggtttgtacttttgcttttgagtccctataatttttatatttacatttgagttcctataatcttgcaataaagtacttgaggtcgtttttgttaaaaataataataaaagagagaACAAAAGCAGAAaagtgcataaaaagaaaaggaaagctgcaaaaaaaaggaaaacaacaacaacaaaaaaagttCCGTTTCCCCTATGTGGCAAAAAAAACCGTAGATCTGAACGAAAAAAAATACGATTCCtataaaaggtaaaaaaaagtgaaaaaaatgcTAGATTCGATTCCTttaaaaacaggaaaaaaagtcggattcctataaaggcgaaaaaaaacagaaaaaaaatcttaaaaagtTTGTCCAATTCCCTaagaaagtggcgaaaaaaatGGTTTGTAAAAAATAGAACGCTTGttcgtataaaataaaaaatacacacatgaaaaaaaaaatagaaagggcGAAATTTCTAATCAATATATATCTCTACTCTATCTCTAATATAATCtaactatttttaaaaaaaatgcacgagAGAATAAAAACGGTTCAAACAAACGCGTGagaaaaaagtcagaaaaaagcaaaaaaaacacgctaaaaaggttttccatcttccataaaaaaaataaaaaaacgcgcgagaaaaattatttccatcgtcggtaacttttttaaaaaataaaacatgcgaggaaaaaactgtcagaaaaaacGCGCCATTTTAACCAATGGTTTTAAAAAAACCgcacaagaaaaaaacaccgtctattaaaaaaatcgctctgagtcggataggatccatcgattttttgccATCTACTACACGGCTTTTATTTCGTCTATATTctcttgtttttaaaaaaagcaacaaaaataacatttgaaaaaaaacaagcaaaaaaacaCGCGAGAAAATAATTggcaaaaaaaggcaaaaaacacacgagaaaagaaaagcaaaaaatggagaaaaatatggttttcgttataaagaaaaaagcaaaaagatcttgttagaaaaaaaaacttttagaaagaaatgcgtcatttctgaatggtttgagaaaatcgcacaagaaaaaaaacaccgtttgtataaaaacaagccgctcattaaaatacaaactcattaaaatacaaacattgcCATTGACATAATTATtcatgaaaaacgtatattatcattagaattttttcacccgttgcaacgcacttGCATTTTTGCTAGTAACATATAAAACGAGGGAGTACCTCTCGCGGTAAGTACTTTTTGTATAACGGCCTTTCCGGCTGTTGCAAAAAAGGGCggctttttttctgaaaaaaaaacctactCAAAAGCTGCTCTTAGAAAAAAACTGATCCAGCCGTCAAACCGGCAATCACTCAATAGATTAGCACTCAGAGCAATCTCTCATTATCCACCATTATTTATGTAGTTTCAACTGAACATTCACACAAGTTCGAAAAAGACATCTGGAATTTACACTGGCATATATGATGCGTCACAACACAAGCAGGTACATTTCCCTTTTACAGAGTAGCTCCTACTAATTCACATCAGTAAAATAAACACACCCCAGGGGCATGCTGTTATTTATTTCTTGACTCCTTTCCCACTGTAcagaaaaaaactttaaaagaGTACTTAGCTACTAGTATCTGCGAATCAACATATCAGAAGCATTCAAACAGAACACCAGCACCGGATCGTGTGATTGATCATCAGTTTCACTGTCACCCAGCGGATCAGGTTGGGCGAGCTTCCCCGCCCTTCTGCAATCAGCCGCGAAAAAACACAAGCAGACCGTGTGGATCAGTTCATCATTCATTCATAACCCAGAAATTAACCAAATACTCCTAAGTTGGAGGAGATCAAGACCGGCTAATTGGTTTGTTTTTAATTTCACCTTATCCCCTTTGGCGGCGGCCGCCCTCTTCGCTGCATCGGCCTTGTCCTTGtccgccttcctcctctccttctccagcTTCTCCCTCTCCATCTTCTGCTCCACCAAATCATGATCAAATTCGACATTCAAACGTCGTCAGTCACAAACAGCAGTAGCGATCAATGATCAGGTGACCACCAACCTGTATGTAGACGCTCTCGGCGGCGCGCTCCTCCTCGCTGAGCACCCTGCCGGTGCCGTCGCTGAAGTAGCGCGCCAcgcgccggcctccctccatcctCCTCGCCAAAACTGCCGCCGCCCACGCGGGTTGATGAGGCGCCACCACCCTCGCCACGGCCGTTCTTGTAGCCATCTTCTTCTTGCTCCCCAAGaacgtcttcttcttcctcttcttgctCCCCAAGAGTAGAGTACGACGACGACGCGTGGATGATGACTCGCGAATCGCGATCCCTCTCGGGAGCTTGCCGACCTCGACGTGGGGGCGGGGCGCCCACCTATTTCTAGTTAGGTTTTTCACTTTGTCAGTGTCCGTCGGATGCTCTCATCCTGACCATTTTGCGGCGCGAAACCGAAGATAAGGATGGGAATATGGGATTGAGATGAGAACGCCGGAACTAACCGGATAAAAGAAAGAAAGCCAAGTGGTTTGGAAAGCAACTCGAGTAGTCTGGGCCTAAACCATCCTAGTTTGGGCCTCCCGGCTCCCGGCCCGGCCAAACCCGATCCATCGGAAGCACGCGAGGCGAAGTGATTCGTGCAGCGGGTTCCACCAACCGCGCGGCGGATCGGACGGTGGTGCGCGCCTCTCAGCCGCCGAGTCCACGGCGACCACCGCCTCACCAACCCACGCAACCAATGCCATGTGAATAACAGAATAAGTGCGAGTAAGTGAGCCCTGCGGCGCCGACTCCTTTTTTTACGCTCCTCTGCCATTTCCACCCTCTTGGAGTTGGAGGGGAGCACGCGCCGAAGCGACAGCGCGAGGTCGAGCAGGTGAAGCgagtggggagggagggagatggcGGGGGGCGGGGGCGCGGGGAGTAAGGTGTCGGTCGCCGCCGTGCAGTTCGCCTGCACCGACGTCGAGTCCGAGAACGTCGACACCGCGGAGAGGTATGTTGTCCGGTATCCCTaaccccgtccccgtccccccgccccccccccccccccccccccccaaattgTAGGGGTAGATTGCCCCGAAGGAAGGAACCGAGCGCGGCGGCCGCTTAATTGTTTGGTCTGATCGCCGATGTTCTCGCTCTGCTATGCTTAGTGATTCTGACTATTAGAATTGATGAATGCTCTGGTATTTTGTTCCTGAAATCCTGAATGCTATGAAGGTTCCGGTGATTATGTACTACTGAATTTTGAGCGGTTCTCGTTAACTGAGTCACAAGTGACCTATATTAATTCCCGCAAAAAGAAAGTAACCTACGCAATTGAGTTCATTTTCGCCATGAGATGGCTACACTGTCAACAAATTTATAGCCCGAGCATActagaagataaaaaaaaagaaggaaaaagataGCTAGAGCAGTACCTCAATCCCTTCCTGGATTGCACAAACTGTTAAGATTGAATCTGAAGCTATCTTTCTCTTCTACTTGGTCGCAAAGCTGTGACCCTTATGCCAGTTAGTGTTTCTGATTTTGCAGAAGCCGTTGCCGTTCTTTTCACATTCTACTTTATTCTTTTCTCATGGAGATATCTGAGACTGTTCCCTTTGTTCATTCAATTATTGAGGCACCTTCCTTCACATTGTGATTGTGTTGTGTACCTTTTGGTTCTGTGACGCTGATAAGAAtaatgcctcttttttttttttaactttgtcaCATCTATTGCTATCATTAAACCAAATAGAATGGCAATAAGTTATACCTCTCTAGTTAATAGCTTATACTAACCACAAATCTGAGTTATAAACTTTTAGTTACATCATTATTGTAGTTGTAACTCTGACTTCTGACTACACCGTGAAAACTGAAGCATGTTTTTCGACATAACTTTCAATAAATTAACTATATCAATGTACACCGAGTCAACTTTCCTTTTCATAGCAACAGAGAAGTTCAATGccatttggaatttattttgtGGCACTCTTGTGGTTAAAGGCTTTATATTTCAATATTGACCAACTTGATAGGCTGCGATGTCTTATTTTCTTGATGATAAATGTGAAGAAAAGAAACCCAAAATTGTTTGGCCTGATCatcttactctctctctctcgccccccTACGTTTCTTTCTTATACCTTGAGTTAGTAAATACCAAACAAACCAGAGATTTTGCTGAGGAGATCTACTGAAAGTAAACTCATTCAGGGCTTTATTATTCATATTGCAGGTTGATAAGAGAAGCTCATAAGAAAGGAGCAAACATTGTCCTTGTTCAGGTATATTTATAtgatacatatatgtgtgttcAGTGATGTTGACAAGCTGCAACTTGCAATGCTTGTTTTGAAAATTGAACCAGAAAGAGCAAATGGGTTTGGATGAATATTCTTATTTGCAATTTCGTTTAAATTGTTATGTTTTGTTTGATTCAGTTCAGGGCCTAAAAAGATTAATGGAATGATGATTATGTGCACTGAATCTATATGTCAATGCTTTAGGAACTGTTTGAGGGGCAGTACTTCTGTCAAGCTCAAAGGTTGGACTTCTTTCAACGTGCTAAGCCTTATAAAGGGAACCCAACTATAATCAGGTAGGCTTGCCTCATTACTTGATTCTTGTCAGGAGTCCACAAGCAATGTATATGTTCTATTTCTGTAGTTATCCCTATGCTTCATTCTTTCTTGTTCGATAGGTTTCAAAAACTTGCAAAGGAGCTGGAAGTTGTAATACCTGTCAGCTTTTTTGAGGAGGCGAACAATGCACATTACAATTCAGTAGCCATTATTGATGCTGATGGCACTGATCTTGGCCTGTACCGCAAATCACATATTCCAGATGGACCAGGTATTGCCCATGTATAGTTTATGACAGATTCACTATAGACTAGTCATGGACTATCTGATTTAAACAAGTTAGCTATTTCCTTTTTGGCTAGGTTATCAAGAGAAATTTTATTTCAATCCTGGTGACACCGGCTTCAAGGTAAACATGGTTTTATATTTATATCTTGATAGGTTTGCACTTGTTAGTAGTAAAAATTCACTAGGTGTTAATGTGTAATTGGTACTATGCAGGCTTTCAAAACGAAGTATGCTACAATTGGTGTTGGTAAGTTATTTATGTTGTTCAGTGATATTAATGTTTGGTTCTGAAAGAGCATGAGCAGGGTAGTAACTAATGCAATATCACCTGACTATCTTTTATCGCTAAACCATTATCCTGGTAGGAATTTGTTGGGATCAGTGGTTCCCAGAGTGTGCAAGGGCCATGGTGCTTCAGGGGGCTGAAATTTTGTTCTATCCAACTGCAATTGGTTCTGAGCCCCAGGATAATAACCTAGATTCCCGAGAACACTGGAAGCGCGTCATGCAAGGACATGCTGGTGCTAACCTGGTACTGCTATTTGTTTTGTTATACCTTATGTTTTATCAGCTACTCAGCTTTATTGAGAAATCAAATATATACCTATTTTTATTTACGATCCTTCGGTAGTTTCTGATCATTCTGGATCCATACCAATCATGCAGGTTCCCCTTGTTGCTTCTAACAGGATAGGAAGGGAAACCGTTGAGACTGAGCATGGTGAAAGCACTATAACATTCTTCGGGAATTCATTCATAGCAGGTAATTTCAGCATCTTGTTCTTTTACTGCTGGATGTGTAACAAACTAAAATCATTAGCATATGGTTGTGCAGGGCCAACCGGTGAAATTGTGAAGCTTGCAAATGACAAAGATGAAGACGTTCTTGTAGCAGAGTTCGACTTGGACGAGATCAAGTCTACCAGGCATGGTTGGGGGATATTTAGGGACCGGCGTCCTGATCTATATAAAGTGCTTCTAACATTGGATGGCGAGAAATCATGATAAGGTCCACCTTTGTGGAGTCATCTATCCTTGAAAAGGTACATGAGCTCCACAACATTGGGAGGACATACACAGGGTCCATAAATGCTGCCACTACAATCATGGTAGATCACCCCTCTTCCCTTCTCAGGAATCTCTGTTGTACACGGCTTCTCTGTGTTTGCTGCTTAGTGATTTTTCACCAATTTCCGATTCCACAATAAAATGCTCGTGGTGTGTCGTTCTGGCAGACAATTGAGAATATAACATATTAAAACCTCTATGTTATGCACCacaatgtttcttttttttttgaggggtaCACCACAATGTTTCTCGAATCATTTTGTTTTTGAAACTGGGTTTCTTGAAACATTTCGATCTGAAACGGAGTTTCTGATAACATTATTGTGCTGCTGctaaatattttaattattgGATTCAAGAAATGGATCATAACTAGAAGAATAAATCAGGATCTTTTGTTTCAGAATAGCATCCGTGATGGCTTTAGAGAACCATCAGTTAGCTTTCACGTGCTATCTGCTCCTTTTCCATCAACTAAACCCAAGGTTCTTGTGAACCCTGGCACGTGAATCCTGGAAAGGTCGTCTCTAATGTGATTTTCAGCTGTGCTTAGTTGCATGCCTGCTTGGACATCGTTGCCAGTGCTTGGTcactttattttgttttttttattcctgtAGCAATTAAATCATCAAAGTGCACAACAGAATTCTGcgcaaaaagaagcaaaataaGTGGCATTGTATTGCATTTGACGGGCGATGCAACAGTAAACAAAAAATTTCGCCATATTTACATCTCTCTCTGGTAGGGAAAACTAGCATGCCACTGTCGAACTTGTTGACAGgaactaaacaaaaccccattGCCAAGAACATGAGCCTGCTTTGATTTGCTCTATTCGTTCTTCTCTGCTGGATCTTGGTCATCTGCTAGTAGCAGTAGCTGTTGTTGCTGTAGCTGTTCGTCCGGGTGGGCGAAGTGGAGCTTGAAGCGGCCGTCCTCGCGGCGCCCATGGAGCAGCTCCCGCGACGGTATCCTGACCTCCCGGAGCACCAGCCGGCCGTCCCCGCGGTGCGCCCGGAGGTACAGCCACGGCTTCCCGCCGGCGCCGATCACCGATATCGGCGGCGGGAACGCCGCCCTCGTCCacgccgggagcggcggcgccagcgctgCTGGCACGAccgtcttctcctcctcctcctcctcgtcgtcgatgGGACGGTGCTGCCGCTTGCACGGCAGCGCGCGGCCGACGCCGTCGTTGCcggtgtcgtcgccgccgccggtgccaaGATCGACGTCGCCTCCGGAGCTCTCCGAGCTCTCGGACCCGAGCCCCTCGGTGCAGAGGCCGAGGTAGCGCCGCCGCTGGTCCTGTCCGGCTTGCccgaaaagcggcggcggcgggcgcggcatgacggcggcgtggtggccTCCTCGGCACGTCGTGGTAACGGCCATGcacgcgagcgcgcgcgcgcgtttaGTAATAACAACCTTAAAAGTTAAAACTAGCTAAGCCAAGtcgtgtagtagtagtagacgaCTAGTCGTTGTGCCCTCTCGTGATGGCGCTGGGGCGGCACAGGGAGTTGGGAGGAGCTGAGCTGAGCGGCTGGCTCTCTCTCGCTGCAGGGTCCCGTGAATtatagagggggggggggggggggggggggggggcgggttGGGGACGAGGAGATATGGGAGGAGGGGACTCGTGGCCTCCTGGTGTTGCGTCTCGCGCGCGGAGGGCGGTGGGCGACGGACCGGCGTTGGGTTGCGAGATActgtttgctgctgctgccgccgcctgccgGTGGTGGCTGCGTGCGGACGTGCAGTGGGATTGGCTACTGCTGGCTTGGACGAGACGAGATCGGTGAGGTTTTAGCGTTATACTCCACTATATAGCTTCTCTCGATCGTTCTCAAAAGCGTATATTCTTGCTGGATTCAGGGGTCGCGGAACCGTGTTGTATTAGACGGCACGCCGATCCGTCGTTTCAGGCTAAACAAGTTGATATTGGAGCTATGGTTCTAAATATGGCTTTGACCGCCCTGCGTAACGTGCACTGCGAAGCCGATGGGCGGTATTTGCTTTGCGCATGTCGAATCAATAATTTCATTAACCAGTAACCACCGGTAATGATTGTTCTCTCGATCAAGCTAAGCTAGATTCTGAAGTGCACGCATTATTAGCATTTAGCAACGCGGACTATTGAGAATTAAAATTGATCTACTGTCTGATGTGCTAGGATAGAAGAATAAACGGGTTAGAATATATTCTACGATGGCAACTGACAAGAGGGGGATTAGTTATTGGTTTCCTAGCTAGTGAGTCAGAGGGCGAAGGAGATTGGTGTGCGGTCACGTAGAAGCAGAACTGATGACTCGAGGTCACGCTGGAAGCCTGGAGGAATATATCCCACATTCCTTCACTGCATCTACAATCAAGGGTTTTATTTTTGTATATATAGCAAGATAGGGAACTGATCAGGGGAAGAGATTGACTCGTTGAATTCTGATCAAGCGGGTGCTTGTAGTAATGGATGGACCACTGACGCGGTGCAATGCGGCAAAAACAATGACTCAGTGACTTTTAGAGAAATCTAACTATGTTAAAGTTTTGCTATGAAAACATTAATTTCATTCCCtaaagtagtactccctccgtttttttacatgtgacgccgttgattttttagataaatttaaccattcgtcttattttaaaaaaatatgtaattattatttatttattatgacgatttattatcaaatgttttttaagcatgttttaaatatttttatatttgcataaacatTTTGAATTagacaaatggttaaatattgctaaaaaaatcaataacgTCGTATACATGCTCGCAAATAAGCTCGGGTACCGGCCAGGGTTGCAATGCAAAGAATCTGCCCTTGGACAAAAGCTCCTGAAAACAGCAGTGTCGGGCTGGTCCGCGGGAAAGGAGGCCCAATGTGCAATGAAAGAAAATAAACTATAGTCCAAAGAGAAAATACAGTGTACACCATTATTCAAAGTGAAACTTTACTTTAGTAATAATTGCTCGCGCAAtttgaaattttctttttatttaaaaaaatgaatatccaaaaagaaaatgcCAAAGAGGAGAAACTCGAAAAATAGTTTTACGAATTTCTTGTGAGGATTTTCAAAGGAATATAATCATTGCAAATTTGAAGTAAACAACGCAAATTCAAATTAAAGAAGTACCCAAATTTTTAGATTAACAATCACAAGAGCATCATTGTCAAAGAAAGGATTTTGCCGTTGAATTTACATCTTTGAGCATGTAGGCTCGGCCCAGTTCTTTTTCTCAACTTCAAACTTGAACTTTCTTGTTTTCCattagcacgttttttaaatGGTATGTTTTGgtaaaaagttttgatgtagaagttgtttaaaaaagatcaaataaatctatttttcaattttataatagttaatacttaattaatcatgttctAATGAGTTTTCTTGTTTTCCGTGCACTGAAAATATCCCTCCAACAGTACAGAACAAACGGGGCCTTGGGACAAACTGGTAGGTACAAGTGTGTGATTTGTGTGTAAATGTCTTCCAtgtaattggaaaaaaaatgtcaataaTTCTGGAAGCAGTGGTGGTAGCAGATTGTTAACATGGACAAAACATCGCTAagagcccctttgaatcacgaaataataaaaatagagGAATATAAAAAAATCAGGATTCTGATAGAAATGCAAATGGAAAACAGGAAAACCACATGagtcggatgagagagatagagtcAGCAAAATTTCCAAGAGGtttttcgtaaaaaaaaaatcaaaaggttaaagctcttgctaagtttcctctaaaatctctacagaattatccattccatagGATTTTCAATGGAGatgatatgattcaatcctttgaacAAAGACCTTTATATAAATTTTCTTATAGGATTGAAATATTATAAAATCCCTATGTTTTTCTACAAATTAAAGGGGTTCTAAACATTGCCTGCTGGCCCAAGCacctatttaattctacaaagaagaaaaaagctTCACTCTAGATCCCTTAACTAAGTTTTATTTACATTCCTCAACTATAAATCGTGTATCTCAATCATCGAACTATCTACAACTTAAGTTCCTTTGTGGTTTGGATGATGATTTCATTCTATGTGCCATCCATGTGACACATTGACCTAGTCTTCGTCTGATGTGTGCTTACATGTAAAAAAGAGTTCATTTTCCCCTTTGTTCTCCTCACATCCTCCAATGTCCATGCTCTGCCTGCATGTGTCGATGGTGGCTTCGAGTGTTGCAGTGTGCGACTCAGCGAGGATTTTGGCAAtacaggaggaggagggaggcgagcgCGCCTAGGAGGCCTCGTCGACAAGGACCTAGCGGCGCCATATCCGCAATGCCCGCACTATGGGAATGGGAGGACATTGGCATGACCCCGTCATGCATGCCTTTAGTCCATGAGCGTCTCTGATGACCCGAGCCACGATATCGTTGCTGATTTCTTGCTGTACTTCGTCGAAGACGTCGATGTTTGGCTTTCCGGCATCGACGTGGTTCTGGTCATCAGAGATATTCATGGGCTTGAAGGAACGCACGGGTGTCATAGAGTGTGGCCGGAACCGTCGAGGTCGCCGAGCCACAACCTCATGCACCTCTAGAATCCTTACCAAGTTGTACACTACAACCAATCAAAGTTGTTGTCgatacacacatacacacatgcAGAGAGCTTAATAGAGATTGctggaggggaggagaagctAGAGAAAGGGAAAAGTGAACTATTTTTTACACGTAAGGACCACACAACAGACGAAGATTAAGCTAACGTGCCATGTGAATACCACGCAGGGTAGGGTGGGTCAACCGGCCCAGCTACGACCTGCATCGTCCTACCTCCCAGAACCCCCTATCCATCAGCCCATCGAGAAAACAATCTAACAGACTCAGCCCATCAAGGAAATAA of the Oryza sativa Japonica Group chromosome 2, ASM3414082v1 genome contains:
- the LOC4329559 gene encoding uncharacterized protein At2g27730, mitochondrial isoform 2 (isoform 2 is encoded by transcript variant 2); this encodes MATRTAVARVVAPHQPAWAAAVLARRMEGGRRVARYFSDGTGRVLSEEERAAESVYIQKMEREKLEKERRKADKDKADAAKRAAAAKGDKGGEARPT
- the LOC9268143 gene encoding protein FAF-like, chloroplastic; protein product: MAVTTTCRGGHHAAVMPRPPPPLFGQAGQDQRRRYLGLCTEGLGSESSESSGGDVDLGTGGGDDTGNDGVGRALPCKRQHRPIDDEEEEEEKTVVPAALAPPLPAWTRAAFPPPISVIGAGGKPWLYLRAHRGDGRLVLREVRIPSRELLHGRREDGRFKLHFAHPDEQLQQQQLLLLADDQDPAEKNE
- the LOC4329560 gene encoding N-carbamoylputrescine amidase, yielding MAGGGGAGSKVSVAAVQFACTDVESENVDTAERLIREAHKKGANIVLVQELFEGQYFCQAQRLDFFQRAKPYKGNPTIIRFQKLAKELEVVIPVSFFEEANNAHYNSVAIIDADGTDLGLYRKSHIPDGPGYQEKFYFNPGDTGFKAFKTKYATIGVGICWDQWFPECARAMVLQGAEILFYPTAIGSEPQDNNLDSREHWKRVMQGHAGANLVPLVASNRIGRETVETEHGESTITFFGNSFIAGPTGEIVKLANDKDEDVLVAEFDLDEIKSTRHGWGIFRDRRPDLYKVLLTLDGEKS
- the LOC4329559 gene encoding uncharacterized protein At2g27730, mitochondrial isoform 1 (isoform 1 is encoded by transcript variant 1), which codes for MATRTAVARVVAPHQPAWAAAVLARRMEGGRRVARYFSDGTGRVLSEEERAAESVYIQKMEREKLEKERRKADKDKADAAKRAAAAKGDKKGGEARPT